Part of the Candidatus Edwardsbacteria bacterium genome is shown below.
GATATGCCCATCAGCACCGATACGGCCGCCTGAATCTGTGCGCCGTTCAGCGGGGCCTCGGCCGCCGGTTCCGCCGGCATGCTGGGCATCCCCGGAAATACCATGCCCGGCTGTCCTGTCTGCGGCCGCGTTACTTCGAAATCGCCATCCTCGAACCCGTACTCTCTCTGGAAGTACTGCTTGGTGAACTGCACCTGTCCGGTGGCGGCCAGCTTGCTGTCCCGCTCGGCCAGGGCGGAATCCACATCCTCCTCGGCGTACATCGAAAACTTCGGCCGGTCTCCGGAAGCGAAGTTAATCTCGTATATCCAGCCGATCATGCGGTTCAGAACCTTTTCCACCAGCTTGCAGTCGCTGTCCACCACGTTCTGGCGGACCTCCATGTGGGCTGTGGTGGCGGCATAGCTGCCGCCCTCCACCTGGGTGGTAAGGTTCTGCCCCAGCACGGCGATGGACATTTCCGATTTGCAGTAGCCCAGCAGCCGATCGTAAACATCCACGCTGCCGGTCTTGCCGCCCGGCTCCTTGATATCCAGGCTGGCGTCTTCCGGGATCACGGCGATGGCGTCCTGCACCATGGCTTCCAGGTCGTCGGCGATCTTGTCTATCTCTGCTTTCTGCGCCCCGCGCGGGTGCTTGCCCACCAGCCAGGGCATGCCGTACTTTTCGGTGAACACCACCCAGAACTTAAGCCCGCCTTTTTTAAAGGTGGCCGGCCAGAAACAACGGGACAGCACGGGAAAGCCGTAGGGGTTGGTGTAGGAGGCCTCGTGCTGTGCCAGCAGGAATTTGCGGTCGGGCAGGGCCTCGCCGTTCACCCAGTTCTCCTTGGTGCGGAATCTCAACTGGTTCTCCGGATCGAACACAAACCAGTTCTGGGGTTTTCCCACTACGGCCCGTGGCAGCACGTACTGGCCCACCTGTTCCCACATCACCTCGGACACCTGATAGCCGTACAGCGGGGCGTCCAATATCTCGGAGATGATCTGATCCAGATCCAGGTTGTTAAAGCAGTCCTCGATTATTTTCGCCTGCCGGCTTTTAGCCTTGCCCCGGTCTATGGCCCAGTTTAGGGCCTTGGTCCCGCTCTTGCGGCTGGTGACGCAGCCGCCCAGATGGGCATCCACCTGCAGCTCGGAATAGGTGTCGATATCCTTGCCCATCTTTTTAAGCACCGGATCGGGATTAGGCAGGTATCC
Proteins encoded:
- a CDS encoding DUF935 family protein, which codes for MSRKIWINPHTAIDLSENTAPISSEIATRRRSIDYASLLGYLPNPDPVLKKMGKDIDTYSELQVDAHLGGCVTSRKSGTKALNWAIDRGKAKSRQAKIIEDCFNNLDLDQIISEILDAPLYGYQVSEVMWEQVGQYVLPRAVVGKPQNWFVFDPENQLRFRTKENWVNGEALPDRKFLLAQHEASYTNPYGFPVLSRCFWPATFKKGGLKFWVVFTEKYGMPWLVGKHPRGAQKAEIDKIADDLEAMVQDAIAVIPEDASLDIKEPGGKTGSVDVYDRLLGYCKSEMSIAVLGQNLTTQVEGGSYAATTAHMEVRQNVVDSDCKLVEKVLNRMIGWIYEINFASGDRPKFSMYAEEDVDSALAERDSKLAATGQVQFTKQYFQREYGFEDGDFEVTRPQTGQPGMVFPGMPSMPAEPAAEAPLNGAQIQAAVSVLMGISAKTISGPAAMELLTAVGIPENAAQRIVQAQAKISIDNITDTEKLKAFSEAVVSAVSDQTEIDTMARGQKPEMQAQADKMLLPVVELINQGKDFSEVLGKLAGIFPNMDDSALQEKLSRAVFIGKVWGRLNAGK